A region of Carassius auratus strain Wakin chromosome 41, ASM336829v1, whole genome shotgun sequence DNA encodes the following proteins:
- the gpatch4 gene encoding G patch domain-containing protein 4 isoform X5 encodes MGHKEGEQFTFHWWDHVFNKASSNLVVETGQNGVVMKKSDDGNDGLISNKKPRKARQAKSMLYGCFVKSATLLSGEEQSEKTSESDDRSSSSEDEDQNLDLSSTTKLSDTDLLKACGGRTAHKGARHGLTMSAKLARLEQQEQEFMIKYGKKNHTAETSTSNTDCLYRDGHPDIKEKTKRKKSKRQEEPSENNIHEDKMTTGVLSSYDTEDGKPKKRKESNDASVNHDLIANSEPKRKKKRNRKEKAAPEDRVDGDCSIDVNEAFTHTSEEQDTHLPTDDSMHKKKKKKRFKVAAEMADADEISEESTDAHRKQLQEDSTEYQQTSDNTFKKKKKKKSSTTENSTTAMRVTEDASNEAQIMDTQTEGQENERKKNKKMKRSKKE; translated from the exons ATGGGCCATAAGGAAGGCGAGCAGTTCACTTTCCACTGGTGGGACCATGTTTTTAATAAAGCCTCGTCCAATCTGGTTGTGGAAACAGGTCAG AACGGTGTGGTGATGAAGAAGTCAGATGACGGCAATGATGGATTGATCTCCAACAAGAAGCCACGCAAGGCTCGGCAAGCCAAGTCCATGCTTTATGGATGTTTTGTCAAG TCAGCTACACTGCTGTCTGGTGAGGAGCAGTCAGAAAAGACCTCTGAATCAGATGACAGGAGCAGCAGTTCTGAAGATGAGGACCAGAACCTGGACCTTTCCAGCACTACAAA GCTGTCAGATACAGATCTGCTGAAAGCTTGTGGAGGACGCACAGCACACAA AGGAGCCAGACATGGACTCACTATGAGCGCCAAACTGGCCCGGCTTGAGCAGCAGGAGCAGGAGTTCATGATCAAGTATGGTAAGAAGAACCACACTGCTGAAACATCCACAAGCAACACTGATTGTCTTTATCGTGATGGACATCCAGAtattaaagagaaaacaaaacgCAAGAAATCAAAAAGGCAGGAGGAACCATCAGAAAATAACATCCATGAAGATAAGATGACGACAGGGGTGCTTTCGAGTTATGATACTGAGGACGGCAAACCCAAAAAGAGGAAAGAGTCTAATGATGCTTCTGTGAATCATGATCTGATCGCAAATTCAGAGccgaagaggaagaaaaagagaaaccGCAAAGAGAAAGCAGCACCTGAGGATCGTGTTGATGGAGACTGCAGCATAGATGTGAATgaggcattcacacacacatcagaggaGCAAGACACACACCTGCCGACAGATGACAGCATgcacaagaagaaaaagaaaaaacggtTCAAGGTGGCTGCTGAGATGGCTGACGCAGATGAGATCAGTGAGGAATCCACAGACGCACACCGCAAACAACTACAGGAGGACAGTACTGAGTATCAACAAACATCTGATAATACCttcaagaagaaaaagaagaaaaagagctCTACCACGGAGAACTCAACTACTGCAATGAGGGTAACAGAAGACGCTAGCAATGAAGCACAGATAATGGACACACAAACAGAAGGACAGGAGAATGAaaggaagaaaaacaagaaaatgaaaCGAAGCAAAAAGGAATAG
- the gpatch4 gene encoding G patch domain-containing protein 4 isoform X4, whose product MGKRWAIRKASSSLSTGGTMFLIKPRPIWLWKQNGVVMKKSDDGNDGLISNKKPRKARQAKSMLYGCFVKSATLLSGEEQSEKTSESDDRSSSSEDEDQNLDLSSTTKLSDTDLLKACGGRTAHKGARHGLTMSAKLARLEQQEQEFMIKYGKKNHTAETSTSNTDCLYRDGHPDIKEKTKRKKSKRQEEPSENNIHEDKMTTGVLSSYDTEDGKPKKRKESNDASVNHDLIANSEPKRKKKRNRKEKAAPEDRVDGDCSIDVNEAFTHTSEEQDTHLPTDDSMHKKKKKKRFKVAAEMADADEISEESTDAHRKQLQEDSTEYQQTSDNTFKKKKKKKSSTTENSTTAMRVTEDASNEAQIMDTQTEGQENERKKNKKMKRSKKE is encoded by the exons ATGGGCCATAAGGAAGGCGAGCAGTTCACTTTCCACTGGTGGGACCATGTTTTTAATAAAGCCTCGTCCAATCTGGTTGTGGAAACAG AACGGTGTGGTGATGAAGAAGTCAGATGACGGCAATGATGGATTGATCTCCAACAAGAAGCCACGCAAGGCTCGGCAAGCCAAGTCCATGCTTTATGGATGTTTTGTCAAG TCAGCTACACTGCTGTCTGGTGAGGAGCAGTCAGAAAAGACCTCTGAATCAGATGACAGGAGCAGCAGTTCTGAAGATGAGGACCAGAACCTGGACCTTTCCAGCACTACAAA GCTGTCAGATACAGATCTGCTGAAAGCTTGTGGAGGACGCACAGCACACAA AGGAGCCAGACATGGACTCACTATGAGCGCCAAACTGGCCCGGCTTGAGCAGCAGGAGCAGGAGTTCATGATCAAGTATGGTAAGAAGAACCACACTGCTGAAACATCCACAAGCAACACTGATTGTCTTTATCGTGATGGACATCCAGAtattaaagagaaaacaaaacgCAAGAAATCAAAAAGGCAGGAGGAACCATCAGAAAATAACATCCATGAAGATAAGATGACGACAGGGGTGCTTTCGAGTTATGATACTGAGGACGGCAAACCCAAAAAGAGGAAAGAGTCTAATGATGCTTCTGTGAATCATGATCTGATCGCAAATTCAGAGccgaagaggaagaaaaagagaaaccGCAAAGAGAAAGCAGCACCTGAGGATCGTGTTGATGGAGACTGCAGCATAGATGTGAATgaggcattcacacacacatcagaggaGCAAGACACACACCTGCCGACAGATGACAGCATgcacaagaagaaaaagaaaaaacggtTCAAGGTGGCTGCTGAGATGGCTGACGCAGATGAGATCAGTGAGGAATCCACAGACGCACACCGCAAACAACTACAGGAGGACAGTACTGAGTATCAACAAACATCTGATAATACCttcaagaagaaaaagaagaaaaagagctCTACCACGGAGAACTCAACTACTGCAATGAGGGTAACAGAAGACGCTAGCAATGAAGCACAGATAATGGACACACAAACAGAAGGACAGGAGAATGAaaggaagaaaaacaagaaaatgaaaCGAAGCAAAAAGGAATAG
- the gpatch4 gene encoding G patch domain-containing protein 4 isoform X3, translated as MASQKLLKSKLNVTKEGWAIRKASSSLSTGGTMFLIKPRPIWLWKQNGVVMKKSDDGNDGLISNKKPRKARQAKSMLYGCFVKSATLLSGEEQSEKTSESDDRSSSSEDEDQNLDLSSTTKLSDTDLLKACGGRTAHKGARHGLTMSAKLARLEQQEQEFMIKYGKKNHTAETSTSNTDCLYRDGHPDIKEKTKRKKSKRQEEPSENNIHEDKMTTGVLSSYDTEDGKPKKRKESNDASVNHDLIANSEPKRKKKRNRKEKAAPEDRVDGDCSIDVNEAFTHTSEEQDTHLPTDDSMHKKKKKKRFKVAAEMADADEISEESTDAHRKQLQEDSTEYQQTSDNTFKKKKKKKSSTTENSTTAMRVTEDASNEAQIMDTQTEGQENERKKNKKMKRSKKE; from the exons ATGGGCCATAAGGAAGGCGAGCAGTTCACTTTCCACTGGTGGGACCATGTTTTTAATAAAGCCTCGTCCAATCTGGTTGTGGAAACAG AACGGTGTGGTGATGAAGAAGTCAGATGACGGCAATGATGGATTGATCTCCAACAAGAAGCCACGCAAGGCTCGGCAAGCCAAGTCCATGCTTTATGGATGTTTTGTCAAG TCAGCTACACTGCTGTCTGGTGAGGAGCAGTCAGAAAAGACCTCTGAATCAGATGACAGGAGCAGCAGTTCTGAAGATGAGGACCAGAACCTGGACCTTTCCAGCACTACAAA GCTGTCAGATACAGATCTGCTGAAAGCTTGTGGAGGACGCACAGCACACAA AGGAGCCAGACATGGACTCACTATGAGCGCCAAACTGGCCCGGCTTGAGCAGCAGGAGCAGGAGTTCATGATCAAGTATGGTAAGAAGAACCACACTGCTGAAACATCCACAAGCAACACTGATTGTCTTTATCGTGATGGACATCCAGAtattaaagagaaaacaaaacgCAAGAAATCAAAAAGGCAGGAGGAACCATCAGAAAATAACATCCATGAAGATAAGATGACGACAGGGGTGCTTTCGAGTTATGATACTGAGGACGGCAAACCCAAAAAGAGGAAAGAGTCTAATGATGCTTCTGTGAATCATGATCTGATCGCAAATTCAGAGccgaagaggaagaaaaagagaaaccGCAAAGAGAAAGCAGCACCTGAGGATCGTGTTGATGGAGACTGCAGCATAGATGTGAATgaggcattcacacacacatcagaggaGCAAGACACACACCTGCCGACAGATGACAGCATgcacaagaagaaaaagaaaaaacggtTCAAGGTGGCTGCTGAGATGGCTGACGCAGATGAGATCAGTGAGGAATCCACAGACGCACACCGCAAACAACTACAGGAGGACAGTACTGAGTATCAACAAACATCTGATAATACCttcaagaagaaaaagaagaaaaagagctCTACCACGGAGAACTCAACTACTGCAATGAGGGTAACAGAAGACGCTAGCAATGAAGCACAGATAATGGACACACAAACAGAAGGACAGGAGAATGAaaggaagaaaaacaagaaaatgaaaCGAAGCAAAAAGGAATAG
- the gpatch4 gene encoding G patch domain-containing protein 4 isoform X6 — protein sequence MFLIKPRPIWLWKQNGVVMKKSDDGNDGLISNKKPRKARQAKSMLYGCFVKSATLLSGEEQSEKTSESDDRSSSSEDEDQNLDLSSTTKLSDTDLLKACGGRTAHKGARHGLTMSAKLARLEQQEQEFMIKYGKKNHTAETSTSNTDCLYRDGHPDIKEKTKRKKSKRQEEPSENNIHEDKMTTGVLSSYDTEDGKPKKRKESNDASVNHDLIANSEPKRKKKRNRKEKAAPEDRVDGDCSIDVNEAFTHTSEEQDTHLPTDDSMHKKKKKKRFKVAAEMADADEISEESTDAHRKQLQEDSTEYQQTSDNTFKKKKKKKSSTTENSTTAMRVTEDASNEAQIMDTQTEGQENERKKNKKMKRSKKE from the exons ATGTTTTTAATAAAGCCTCGTCCAATCTGGTTGTGGAAACAG AACGGTGTGGTGATGAAGAAGTCAGATGACGGCAATGATGGATTGATCTCCAACAAGAAGCCACGCAAGGCTCGGCAAGCCAAGTCCATGCTTTATGGATGTTTTGTCAAG TCAGCTACACTGCTGTCTGGTGAGGAGCAGTCAGAAAAGACCTCTGAATCAGATGACAGGAGCAGCAGTTCTGAAGATGAGGACCAGAACCTGGACCTTTCCAGCACTACAAA GCTGTCAGATACAGATCTGCTGAAAGCTTGTGGAGGACGCACAGCACACAA AGGAGCCAGACATGGACTCACTATGAGCGCCAAACTGGCCCGGCTTGAGCAGCAGGAGCAGGAGTTCATGATCAAGTATGGTAAGAAGAACCACACTGCTGAAACATCCACAAGCAACACTGATTGTCTTTATCGTGATGGACATCCAGAtattaaagagaaaacaaaacgCAAGAAATCAAAAAGGCAGGAGGAACCATCAGAAAATAACATCCATGAAGATAAGATGACGACAGGGGTGCTTTCGAGTTATGATACTGAGGACGGCAAACCCAAAAAGAGGAAAGAGTCTAATGATGCTTCTGTGAATCATGATCTGATCGCAAATTCAGAGccgaagaggaagaaaaagagaaaccGCAAAGAGAAAGCAGCACCTGAGGATCGTGTTGATGGAGACTGCAGCATAGATGTGAATgaggcattcacacacacatcagaggaGCAAGACACACACCTGCCGACAGATGACAGCATgcacaagaagaaaaagaaaaaacggtTCAAGGTGGCTGCTGAGATGGCTGACGCAGATGAGATCAGTGAGGAATCCACAGACGCACACCGCAAACAACTACAGGAGGACAGTACTGAGTATCAACAAACATCTGATAATACCttcaagaagaaaaagaagaaaaagagctCTACCACGGAGAACTCAACTACTGCAATGAGGGTAACAGAAGACGCTAGCAATGAAGCACAGATAATGGACACACAAACAGAAGGACAGGAGAATGAaaggaagaaaaacaagaaaatgaaaCGAAGCAAAAAGGAATAG
- the LOC113059142 gene encoding C-type lectin domain family 9 member A gives MEEELFYSTVCFKPFDNQKSTVEVAKFEESVYAEVKIKRSTSQTAPETSAAECSLDKSVLPAHDSLTEAKDATTPTFSVYRRATVILGLLCFLLLAGLTAVSVFIYIHMSKYNNILAQHIQEKATNLQLLADKEVLERERARLKTQGEQMNGTLDFILKKSRFLVDEYCQSTGNGVQCTPCFQNWIQNGSSCYYFMKDWPWKSWTESQEYCKGYGAQLAIIDSVEEQEFINRHAQSYYDEYHGYWMGLSKKKETWVWSTGAELEEGFWVDDPLKGYGECVLSMPSKNPLKSWLSAYCYMRNRWICEVEVLTWPTFLQAQQNQSGPST, from the exons ATGGAAGAAGAGTTGTTTTATTCAACAGTCTGCTTTAAGccatttgataatcagaaatcTACAG TTGAAGTGGCAAAGTTCGAGGAGTCTGTTTATGCGGAGGTGAAAATAAAACGATCAACTTCACAGACAGCTCCTGAGACCTCAG CTGCAGAGTGTTCATTAGACAAATCCGTTTTGCCAGCACATGATTCTCTGACGGAAG CAAAAGATGCCACCACCCCAACCTTTTCAGTGTACAGACGAGCTACAGTTATTCTGGGGCTGCTCTGCTTCCTGCTGCTTGCTGGGTTAACAGCTGTCAGCGTTTTCA TATACATTCACATGTCAAAATACAACAACATTCTG GCCCAGCACATTCAAGAGAAAGCCACCAATCTGCAACTACTGGCAGACAAGGAAGTGCTGGAGCGAGAGAGAGCCAGGCTGAAGACACAGGGGGAACAGATGAATGGCACACTGGACTTCATACTGAAGAAGAGCCGCTTTTTAGTGGATGAGTACTGTCAGTCCACTGGAAATG GGGTGCAGTGTACACCTTGTTTTCAAAATTGGATTCAGAATGGCTCCAGCTGTTACTATTTCATGAAAGACTGGCCCTGGAAATCGTGGACAGAGAGTCAGGAATACTGCAAGGGATATGGAGCTCAGCTGGCCATAATAGACAGTGTTGAGGAACAG GAATTCATCAATCGGCACGCCCAATCATATTATGACGAATATCACGGGTACTGGATGGGACTctctaaaaagaaagaaacttggGTCTGGAGCACTGGCGCTGAACTCGAGGAAGG TTTCTGGGTCGATGACCCCTTGAAAGGATACGGGGAATGCGTTCTGTCAATGCCCAGCAAAAACCCACTGAAAAGCTGGTTATCAGCATATTGTTACATGAGGAATAGATGGATCTGCGAAGTGGAAGTTTTAACATGGCCAACCTTCCTACAAGCCCAACAAAACCAAAGTGGCCCCTCAACATGA